In Bacteroides cellulosilyticus, the genomic stretch AATTCAGTTCCAGCCTTTGCGCCACAAGCAGTGCAAAATGATTCTCATAGTAGACAGCTTTTTCCTTCACTTTTTTCAGTACCTGGAAGCACTCCTGATACATTGATTTCTCATACAACACCCTGGCATGCAGCAGCTCATTGAACAACAGATAATAGCTATCCTGCTCTGTTCTCAGTTCTGTCAATATCTCTATCAGCAGGTCGAACAGGTAAATAACCACCGTATTGAAAGAAGAAGTGGGCTTTGCCTTCAGGAAACACTGTTTCAGTTCTTCAGGGTCACTGATCTTCTTGTCATCAATCAATCTGAAAAGGAAGATATAGTCTTTCTCCGGCTTATTGGATATATAGATAGAGAATTCTTTCTTCTCTTGTTTCGTGAGACTATTTATCAATTGGATAAGCGATTCGGACTTTAGCATAGCATTAGTAGATTTTGAAATAACGAAAGCAAGGTAGAGAAAAAAACAAAAGGAAACAATCCTTTCGCGGAATAATATAAGCTTTAGCTATATTACAAATATTAGAATACCGCATATACATATACACAAAATTCATTATATATCAATCAATTAACACTTATGATAACGATATTATATAAATTTACCAGTATTATATTTGTGCACTTTTTGTTTGCTTATGAATTATCTATCGCATACATTTGGCGTAGAAAAAGAAAGCACAGTTCCGAATTACTTAATCTTAAACTAATTAATAGCCATGAGCAAGAATATCATTGTAATAGGTAGTTGTAATACAGATATGGTCATCAAAGCCGACCGCCTCCCCGTTCCCGGAGAAACAGTAATGGGCGGCAGTTTCATGATGAACCCCGGAGGTAAAGGAGCCAACCAGGCTGTAGCCGCTGCCCGATTAAAAGGAAATGTGTACTTCATAGCCAAGACCGGCAACGATCTATTCGGCAAACGTTCCATAGAGCAGTACGAAGACGAAGGAATTCACGTTGAAAATATCTATTCAGACCCTACCCTCCCTTCCGGAGTAGCACTGATTATGGTAGACGTGAACGGAGAAAACAGTATCGCTGTCGCCTCCGGAGCCAATGGCTCACTGAGTCCTGAAGATATCCGGAAAGCACAGCCTGTCATCGAGAAAGGAGATATCCTGCTGATGCAACTGGAAATTCCCATAGAAACAGTGGAATATGCAGCCCAGATAGCAAGCGAACAGGGCATCAAGGTTATTCTGAACCCAGCACCCGCCCGCGCTCTCTCCAACAAGCTGCTGCAAAACCTGTATATGATTATCCCCAACGAAACGGAAGCCGAAATCCTTTCGGGAATCAAAGTGACCGACTGGGAAAGCGCCCGGAAAGCTGCGGATATCATCAGTGCCAAAGGAGTGGACATTGTCGTGATTACAATGGGTTCCAAAGGAGCTCTGATTAAGGAAAACAACGAATACCACGAGGTTTCCGTCCCCAAAGTGAAAGCGGTGGATACCACAGCTGCCGGAGACACCTTCTGCGGCTCTCTGTGTGTAGCCCTATCCGAAGACATGAATGTGCTGGATGCCGTGAAGTTTGCCAATAAATGCGCCTCCATCACAGTGACCCGCATGGGAGCACAGTCCGCCCTGCCCTATCGCAAAGAAATAGATATTTTATAAATAATAACTTTAAATTCTGATACCATGTTTATTGTAGACAGTTACTCATTAGCCGTTATTTTCTGCGTTATCACGATGCTCTGCTGGGGTTCGTGGGGTAATACACAGAAACTTGCCGGGAAGACCTGGCGTTACGAATTGTTCTACTGGGATTACGTTATCGGTATCCTGGTCTTCTCCCTCCTTTTAGGATTCACGCTGGGCAGTACGGGAGATGCCGGACGCGGTTTCGTTGAAGATCTGAAACAGATCAGTATGGAGAACTATGCAAGCGCTTTTGCAGGAGGGGTTATATTCAACCTATCCAATATCCTGCTGTCAGCTTCCGTCTCGATGGCCGGGCTTACGGTAGCATTCCCTCTGGGAGTTGGCATAGCATTGGTATTAGGGGTTTTCGTCAACTACTTTGGCGAGCCCAAAGGTGATGCGGTAATCCTTTTCAGTGGTGTGGCGCTGGTGGTACTAGCCATTATTTTCAATGCCATAGCTGCCGGAAAGATGAATAAGAAAGGAAGCAGTACGAATAAGAAAGGAATTCTTATCGCCATCATAGCAGGTGTACTGATGTCCTTCTTCTACCGGTTCGTTGCCGCTGCCATGGACTTAAATAACTTTGAGTCGCCTACTCCCACAATGGCTACTCCGTATTCTGCATTCTTTATATTCGCAATAGGTATCTTCATAAGCAATTTCATTATCAACACCATCGTGATGAAGAAGCCGTTTGTAGGTACTCCGGTAAGCTATAAAGAGTACTTCCAAGGCAAATTCAGCACACATATGGTCGGAGTGCTGGGAGGAGCCATCTGGGGATTAGGCACGGCTCTGAGTTACATTGCAGCAGGGAAAGCCGGCGCGGCTATCTCGTATGCTTTGGGACAGGGAGCGCCTATGATTGCAGCTTTGTGGGGTATATTCATCTGGAAGGAGTTCAAAGGCTCTTCACGGACGGTAAATATCCTCCTGGCTTGCATGTTCGTTCTGTTTATATCTGGTTTAGGAGCAATTATCATCTCCGGAGCCAATTAATCCGGCTCTCACTCGATCTCATAAATTAATGCTTTCTTTTTCTACCTTTCATCGAGTGAAAGAGGAAATTGCCTGAACTAAATATACATTTTCGTTCAACCTAAAATTTTTTAATACATGAGACTAATTAAAGCAATATTATTCTGTCTGTGCATGTGTTCGTTCGACTTGTACGCACAAGTCAATGTCACAGGTATTGTAAATGATAACACCGGGGAGACACTTCCCGGAGTATCTATTCTGGCAAAAGACGGCGACCGTACCTACGGCACCACCACCGATATGAATGGCAAATACCAGATTAAAGTCAATCAAGGTGCTACCCTTGAGTTCAGCTTCATCGGCTTCGCCACACAAAAGGTGAAAGTGGGCACCGGCAACGTCATCAATATCACTCTGGAGCCCGAAAACAAACTACTGGACGAAGTAGTGGTTATCGGTTATGGTACTGTAAAGAAGAAAGATTTGCTGGGTTCCATATCTACCGTCAAGGAAGATGCTCTGGCCGAACGCGTTTCGGGCAATGTAGTGGAATCTATGCGCGGTCTGACTTCCGGTGTAAAGATTACGAGCAGCGGTCAGCCCGGCTCCAATGCCAACATCACGATCCGTGGTTTAGGCAGTCTGACGAACAATAACCCGCTGTTCATCATCGACGGTGCCTATGGCGGCAGCGACTTGGGTGTCAATGTGGAAGATATCGAATCCATCCAAGTGTTGAAAGATGCCTCATCAGCGGCCATATACGGATCGCGTGCAGCCAACGGTGTTGTAATCATCACCACCAAACAGGGTAAAGAAGGTGACTTGAAAGTAAAGTTCGACTCCCAACTGACGCTGAGCTGGCTCCCCCGTTACGACCTGATGGATGCCGAGACATATAAAATCTACAACGACCGCGCCTACGACGAAGCCATACTGGCAGGCGTCTCAGGCATTACCAAACGTCAGAACCACTACGACGGGAATACCGACTGGCAGGATGAAATGCTGAGCACCGGTGTTTTACAGAACTACAACGTCTCGTTGTCCGGTGGTTCCAAAACGGTGAAGTACTACGCCTCACTGAACCGCATGGTCGACGACGGCGCCCTATTGAATACCAAGTATGACAAATACGGTTTCCGCATCAACACAAGTGGACAGAAGGGCATTTTCTCCTATGGAGAGAACTTCTACTACACCAAGTCGGACCGGAAAAACCTGAATGGTAATCCCTGGAGTGACTTTATCGGTATAGCACCAACAATTCCGGTATATGATGAATCACATCCCGGAGGATACGGATATGGTGACGTAGACCGCGCGAACACATACGGTCTGAACCCCGTAGCCATGCAAAACCTGTATGTGCAGAACAACGAAGAAGAGTATCTGACAGGAAACATCTACGGACAGATATCACTCTTCGGGATGTTCGATGCCAAACTGAATGTAGCCTACAAGAGTTATATGGGTATTACCAACTCACTGCGCAAGAAAGGTAACTGGACGATGGGCCAGGGAGACGATGCCGCGAGCTTAGGCTACGACAGCGCCAAGAATCACGACATCCTGATTGAGCAGACCTATAACTTCAAGCATAAATTCGGTAAGCACGATGTGAATGCTCTGTTCGGTATCACCTACAACAAGTTCCACGAAGAAAAGCGCTGGATAACGAAATTAGACCCACTGATGATAGGTGACAAATACATCACTTCACTCGATGCCGCCACCGGCAACACCACCGCAGGCGGTAATTATGGTGAATCTGCCTTGATTTCCTACCTCGGAAGAATCAACTATTCGTATGCCGACAAATATCTGGCACAGGTGACCGCCCGCCGCGACGGCACTTCCCGTCTGCCCAAAAACGACCGTTGGGGAAACTTCCTCTCCGTTTCACTGGGCTGGCGCATCAGTGGAGAGAAGTTCTTCCAGGTGCCCTGGATTGACGATTTGAAGATACGTGCCAACTACGGTACACTCGGTAACAGCAGTATCGGCTACTGGGACTACCAATCGGTCATCAACACCGCTCCGCGTGCAGTGATCGGCAGCCCCGAAAACATCCTGATTGGTATGACGCAATCCCAGTTGAGCAACAACGATCTTGTCTGGGAGAAGAAGACAACCGCCAACATAGGTTTCGACTTAGTCGCCCTCAACAACCGTCTCCGCTTCACGGCCGAATATTTCTACTCCAAAAGCGAAGACCTGCTTGTCTACCTGCCCATCCTGATGAGTTCAGGTAACGAAGGCGGTGCACCGGCTGTCAATGCCGGCAGTCTGGAGAATAGAGGAGTCGAATTTGAAGTAGGCTGGAATGATAAGGTCGGTGAATTTGAATACTCAGCATCATTAAACATCTCCCACTTGAAGAACAAAGTTATTGATCTGGGCTATGGGAAACAGAATAAGAAGATTCCTACATATACCACGCTCGCAATAACCGAAGTCGGACAGCCTCTCGGTATGTGGTACCTTTACAAGATGCTCGGCATCTTCCAATCCGAAGAAGAAATACAGAACTATGTAAACTCCGAAGGCAAAGTCATTCAGCCGAATGCCCGCCCCGGTGATATCAAATACGATGATTACAACGGCGATGGAATCATTTCATCCGAAGACCGCCAGAAAGTGGGCAATCCGTGGCCAAAGCTCGAACTCGGCTTAAATCTTGGTGCCTCCTATAAAGGTTTCGACCTGAGCATCAGCGGTTACGGCCGCTTCGGACAGGAAGTATGGAACGGCTCGGCAGCCGCAGCCGGTGACTTCGCCAACAACCAGAACAACTTCAACGGCATTGTTCCCTGGACACAGGAGCACCCGGTGAACGACCGTCCGCGCATCGTATACGGAGATTCCCGCAACAGCCGAAGCGACCAGGACCGCTGGTTAGAGAACGGTTCGTTCTTCCGTCTGAGCGACATTACCTTAGGATATACGGTTCCTGCCCGTTACATCAAGAAAATCGGTTTGGAGAGACTCCGTGCGTCAGTCACCCTGCAGAACATGGTTACTTTCACCGGATATTCCGGACTTGACCCTGAATTTGCAGACAGCGGCATCTTCACTATGGGAGCAGACTATTGCTCGTTCCCCAACCCGCGTGCCGTACAGTTTGCCTTATCATTCACATTCTAAATACTGCCGATATGAAAAAGATAGCTCTATATATATTATGCGGCGCAGCAGCGCTGTTCACGTCGTGCGACCCTTCCCTGCTCGACCTGCAAAATGAGAACACCCTCAGTACGGGCGTATACTGGAAGACGGAATCCGACATTGAGGCCGGTGTAATATCTGTATATGGCATGTTCTACCGCCAGGGAACATGGACCCGCAATATCTATACACAGATGATAGGCATGGCCGACGAAGGCGTCAGCTATGCCGGATGGACGGAACTGAACGAGTACACCAAGTTCATCTTTACCGATTATAACTTCACAGAGGTAAATACTAAGATCTACCGTGAACACTACACCGCCATCTTCCGTGCCAACCAGGTGCTGGACAACATTGATAATGTTGCATTTGCCGACGAAACGCACAAAAATGACCTGATAGGGCAGACCAAGTTCCTGCGTTCTTTCTACTACTTCTATCTGACCACCCTTTGGGAGAACATTCCCATCGTCCTGAAGACTTCTTCGGCCGCCGACAAGCCCATGCAAGCCAGTGCAGACGAAATGCTCACTCAGATAGAAACCGACCTGGAAGACGCCGTCACCAAACTGCCCGCCACCCGCGACGCCAATAACTACGGCCGCCCGACGAAAGGCGCCGCCTACGGACTACTGGCGAAAGCCTATGCACAGCACCATAAATGGGAAGATGCCCGCAGATGCCTCGAATGGCTCATCGACGGTGAAGGAAAGCGGTACTACGACCTCGTCCCCAACTGGGCTGACAACTTCAGCAACCAAACGGAAGACAACAAGGAGTCGCTATACGAAATCCACTTCTCACTGACCAACCGGGTAGGCTTCGACCAAACAGACAACTACCTGGACCCGAACGCACAGTTGGGCACACAGATTGAGATGAATCAAGCCCCCACCGGAATCGGTTGGAACAACATTGAAGCAAGGCGTTGGCTGGTGGACTACTATAAACGCGAACAAACCACAGATGGAAAGAATGACATCCGCCTGTTCTACACCCTGTGGTACGACGGAGCTGCATCCGACTTCCCCGAATATCCGAACCAGCTGATTTATGGCAAGCCCTGGAACAGCGATTGGGGTAACCGCGTGTTTATCAAGAAGTATAGCACCGATGCCTCCCCGCTGTATTACTGGAACAACAACAACTTCCGTTCATTGCGATATGCCGATATGCTATTGCTCTATGCCGAAGCACTCAACGAGCTGGGAGCCACCCCGTCTGCCAAAGCTATCGAATGCCTCAACCGCGTGCGCAACCGTGTAAACCTGCCCGACATAGAAGACAGTTCTTTCTACAATGGCAGCCAGATAACAGGCAATAAAGACGCTTTCCGCGAACATCTGAAAATCGAACGCGCCCTTGAGCTTGCCATGGAATGTGTACGCTGGGTTGACTTGAAACGCTGGGGCATCAATGACATCAACACTCTGAACGAGTTGAAAACCCGTGACAGCGATTTCAACAACTTCATCATCGGTAAGTCTATCCGCATGCCTTTGCCGCAAAGCGAAGTGGATAACAATCCGAATCTGAAACAAAATGACCAATATTAACCGAAGACATCTGAGTTATGACTAAAACAAGATATTTATTGATAGGAGCAGTCATATCACTGCTGACTTTATGGGGATGCAGCAACGATTCCGACTATGTAATCGGAAGCAATCCCAATGAATTTGCCATCAATCCGGTAGCCATACCGGTAAGCGCGGATGGCGGAACCTACGAACTGACAATCACCGGCAATGAGTCCTGGACAGCCAAATTAACCGACTCCAACAGTTCGGCACAAGACTGGTGCACACTGAGTGCAACGTCGGGCACAGGCAAGATGGTAATCACGCTCACCGTAAAGCCGAGTACCTCGTTCGTAAAAAACCGTTCCCTCCTCATCGAAGTAAGCGGCGGCAACAAGACGCTGAAGTCCAGAGTGCTGCAAGAAACGATGGTACTGGGCGAAGACGAAATACTGATAAACGGTATGGTATGGTCTACCAAGAACGTAGGCTCTCCCGGAACATTCGTAAGCTCTCCCGACGAGATAGGACAGTTGTATCAGTTCAACCGCAAAGTGGGTTACCCCGCCGGTCCTCAAGGTGACCCCGCACCAGCCAACTGGCCCGCAGACTATATGAACGACAACACCAACTGGATGACGGAGAACGATCCTTCACCCGAAGGCTGGCGTGTGCCTACCACACAAGAAATGGCAGCCCTGTGGGAAAAAGGAGCAACATGGGTGACAGCCGCCCAAACCGGCTTCAAAGTTGACGGAATCATTATCGGAGTAGATGAGGCCACCGCCAAACGTGCCACCAAGGACAACCTGAAACAACTGGGCTGCCTCTTCCTGCCCCAAAGCGGCTGGAGAAGTGAAAGCGGAATGATGGACCGCACATGGCTCTGTGCCGTACGCAGTGCCAATTCATTGAGCGTCACACATGGCGGAATGTCATTGGGAGACTCAGGCGGTTACCGGGACACATGGGGCTGGGGCGATGGCCAAAAGGCCCGTGCAGCCATGATACGCCCTGTCAAAAACATACAAGTTGAAGATTAGTTTGCAGCATCCATTTACCCAACGTGAAGGACATATATATTCAACACGTTGGATATATAGATCCAACGCATCCGATATATAGATCCAACACGTCCGGTATATAGATCGGACAGATTGGATCTATATGCCCAACAACTCATTCATTAACAAACCAATTTTAAGAAGATGAACAGATATAAGACCTATATATGCCTTACCCTGCTAGCCCTTTCCGGCTGTAAGAACAATGACGACAACAGCCCACAGACACTCACACCGCAAATCCGGTATGAGTTCAGCGGTGGCGCAGGACACTATAATTATGCTCCGAGCATCATCCAGGACGAATACGGCATCCGCTACGGGTTCATCTGCGAGAACCGCGACCCATTCAAGATAGTGGACTATGTTTATCTGTATAAAGGCATCCCTACGGAGAAAGGCTACGTATGGCAACCCGGCACACAGATTATCGAACCCTCTGAAAGCGGCTGGGACAACTGCCACATCTGCGACCCCGACGTCCGCGAATTCAAAACAACCTATAAAGGGGAAACCTACAACTGGATTATGACCTACCTCGGCGTAGATCGTTGGGACTGTAACCATAACCAGATAGGACTCGCCATCTCCAAGAACATTGAAGGTCCTTATATCAAGTTCGACAAAAACCCATTGGTTGCCTATCAGGACACCACCAAATGGGGTGTAGGGCAAAGCACCACCATCGTCAAGGACTCCGCCACCATACAGTTGTTCTATCACTCCACCACGGAGAACGGCCCCTTCTGCATGCGCGAGATAAAACTGAACGATCTGGATAACATCGTATTGGGCGAGGAACAGGCAATCCCCTTCCTGAGCGCCAACAGTTATCCCGCCATGTCCGACAAGTACATCTATATGGTGTCCGAAACCCGCGTATCTCCCATCAAGGAAATACCCACCTGGGTAGGCGATGTATGCCGCCTGGCGTACAAGCCGAGAACCGAAGACCTGGCCGGAGACAAGGACGGCTGGATAGAAATCGGACATGCCGGACCGGAAGAGACGGGATTCCCGCGAAACCATAACCCGGGCATCCTGACGGACACGAAAGGTTATATGCTCAGTGATGACGAACTGGTGATGTACTTCACCCCCGCCATGACAGGAGAGAACTGGTTATGGTCTTATGACCTGTATTCGGCTACGTTCAATCTGAAAAGTTACTTCAAATAAGAAAGTTCACATTTTCATTTCACCGAATAATTAACTTCTAAAACATAATGTTATGATCAAGAACAAACTTTATCTATTAGGCTTATTTCTACTGGCCTTGTCGAGCTGCACTTCCTCCGGGAAACAGCAGAAAACGGAAGTTGCTTCAAACGCGGAAAAGATTATCTTGGAAACGGACATCGGCAATGATGTGGACGATGCTCTGGCGCTGGATATGCTCTACAAATATCTGGATGCGGGAGACATCGACTTATTGGGTATCATGATAAACAAGGAGGGCACTTACCCTGCCGAATACACAGACATCATGAACACTTGGTACGGTTATCCCCAAATTCCCATCGGCATCCTGCACAATGGGGCGGACTGCGAGAATGACGCCACAAACTATGCCAAAGCCGTATGTCTGATACAGGATGAGAACAGCAAACCGACATTCAAACGTTCGCTGAAAGGTGGTTACGACCAACTGCCGGAAGCTCCCGCCCTCTATCGCAAGCTGCTGGCACAGCAACCGGACAGTTCCGTCACGATCATCTCCGTAGGTTTCTCTACCAACCTTGCACGCTTGCTGGATACTCCGGCCGACGAATACTCATCGTTGACGGGCAAAGAGCTGGTTGCCAAGAAAGTGAAACTGCTATGCACTATGGCAGGATGTTTCAACAACCCCGAATTGTACGAATACAACGTTGTGAAAGATATTCCGGCAGCAAAGAAAGTGTTTACGGAATGGCCCACCACGCTGGTGACTTCGCCTTTCGAGGTAGGTATCGCCATCAACTATCCTGCTACCAGCATCAAGAACGATTTCCAATGGGCACCGATACATCCGATGGTAGAAGCGTACAAGAGTTATCAAAAAATGCCATATGACCGTCCGACATGGGATTTGACCTCAGTACTCTATTCTGTTGAAGGACCTTCCTACTTCACTGTTTCGCCCGCAGGCAAGATAAGTGTAACGGACAAAGGGGCTACGGAATTTACTCCCGATGCGACCGGAAACCGCTACTACCTCACGGTAGATGCCGCCCAGGCTGAGAATATCAAACAACATTTTGTCAAACTGATTAGCAAACAACCCGCTCACTTTACTAAATAATCAATATCATGACTAAATATCTATTCTATATTATCGGGTTATGGCTATTCTGCTCTTGTTCGGACAGCACACCGGGAGAAGAACCGCCCGTTACCCCTCCCGAACCGACTCCTACCATAACCATCAGTAAACCGGAATTCGTCTTCGGTTTCACGGGAGAGAGTAAATATTCTTATTGTCCGAGCGCACTGAAACAGGAGGACGGCAGTGTACACCTGTTCTTCTGCGGCAACCCGGAGAACCAGATTATGGTTGATAACATCTTCCATATAAAAATCAATTCGGACGGTTCGCAAACTGCTCCCAAAAGTGTACTGCAACCGGGCATCGCAGGCACATGGGACGATCATCACACCTGCGACCCTTCCGTCATCGAGGGCAGTTTCAGCTGGAACAACGTGACTTACAAATATGCCATGTTCTTCCTGAGCAATATGTACGGAGTGTATTACAATGAAATCGGTGTGGCATTCAGTAACAGCTTGGATGCCGACAGTTGGGTGAAATATCCGAAACAGATTGTAAGAAAGACGTGGTCGGACGACGGTGACCAGGAAATTGGCGGCGGCGGAAAATCGTGGGGAGTAGGCCAGCCATCCGTAGTATCTCTTGACAAGAAAGGGAAGGTATTGCTGACTTACACCATCGGTGACATCGGCGGCACACGGATAGCATGGGCGGAAGCTGACTTCAGCAACATGGATAGCTATACCATCAGCACTCCTATGACTATCGTTCAAAGCGGCTTGCTGGCTATTGACAACCAATCGAGGGATTATACCTGCAATTCCGAGTTCGCCATCAACCAAGATGCGGATAAAATTGTCATGATACGCCCTGTGCAACCCATGCCCAATGATTACCCCGCTTATCTGAACAGTGCGCTGGAAATAGACTACATGAACCTCTCCGACTTCATGAACCAAAGCGGCAGTTGGACACCCATATACCGGATTACTCCCGACGATACGGGTTACCCGAGAAATCATAACGCAACTTTATTACGGGATAACTTCGGGCACTTACAAGATTGGGAAGAACCGGCTTTCTACTTTACAGTCAGCAAGGCGGCACCTGACGTACAACCTTCGGGCAGCAGCCATGCCGAATGGACATATCATATCTGGAAGAGCAAGGTGGTGAAAAGCAAATAATATCAATCTGACAATTTGATAATCCCATCACGCGAGAATGTCTTCTTTCCACCCGAAGATAAAGAAGGAAGAAAAAAACGCAAGGATTTCATTTTGCAGAAACGCAGGAAGAAGGGGAAAAGCACTTTTGGAAGAACATCATGGAACGATTTGTCCCCTTTTAGTGTTTTAAAGCCCGATATCGGGCGGAATGCTGACAAAAGGTGGGATTGCCGGTTATCACGTCATTCGTTCAACCAGAAGAAAATAAAGCATGTTCCCGGTAAGGCTACACCCTTTCATCCACATGGTATCACCCTTTCAGGGAAATGGCTACACCCTTTTTGGGAAAAGGTGTAGCCCTACCGAAAAACAGATGGTGTATTTTACCTGAATACATCATCTGTTTTGTCTGAAAAGACCATCCGTTCAAGGCAAATAGATGGTGTATTGCAGACAAAAAGATGATTTATCTCCCGAAAAGAGACGATGGATTGCGCTAAAAGGAGTAATTCAATCCAATGCTACGTCAGCAGAATATACGAAATTACATCTTTATGTCAACAAAATAGCAATATCTTTATCCTTGAAGCAGACTGAAAAGCACTCAGCAATATTTCACAAGTCTTATTCTCTCAGCTACCCGGTTACCCCTACTTTATTACAAATAACAGGGAATCATACCCCCACTTCATTACAAAATCATTATCTTTATACTGAAAAACAAACACTTAAGCTTTTATGATAGAGCGTAGACTTTTATCCCCCTTGACCGAATGGAAAAACAGTAAAAACAGAAAGCATGAGGAACAGCCCCACAGGAACATAACGGGCTGTTCCTCTTCTTTTTACGGTTTTGTGACATATCTATCTATATTTATGCCATTGCCTGCATCCATACATTAATGTCGCGAAATCATATACCTCTTCCCACATTTGCGCATACCTTTGCAAACAGAAAAAAATTCATTTGTATCCTTGATTGAAGAATAGGTAAGATAAAAACATAGGTAAGAAAGATTTCAGAACAGGAAAACAAAAACAGGTAGTTGAAACTGCTACCTGTTTTTCTAAAAGAGAAAAAGAAAAACATACAATATAACAATCTAAATTAAGAATGATGAATTCAAAACAAGCGCTTTTCAGTCTATTAATATGCGTAATGGCAATAACAGGTTGTGATACGCAAAAACAGGCCCTCGTAGGT encodes the following:
- the rbsK gene encoding ribokinase, which translates into the protein MSKNIIVIGSCNTDMVIKADRLPVPGETVMGGSFMMNPGGKGANQAVAAARLKGNVYFIAKTGNDLFGKRSIEQYEDEGIHVENIYSDPTLPSGVALIMVDVNGENSIAVASGANGSLSPEDIRKAQPVIEKGDILLMQLEIPIETVEYAAQIASEQGIKVILNPAPARALSNKLLQNLYMIIPNETEAEILSGIKVTDWESARKAADIISAKGVDIVVITMGSKGALIKENNEYHEVSVPKVKAVDTTAAGDTFCGSLCVALSEDMNVLDAVKFANKCASITVTRMGAQSALPYRKEIDIL
- a CDS encoding GRP family sugar transporter, with translation MFIVDSYSLAVIFCVITMLCWGSWGNTQKLAGKTWRYELFYWDYVIGILVFSLLLGFTLGSTGDAGRGFVEDLKQISMENYASAFAGGVIFNLSNILLSASVSMAGLTVAFPLGVGIALVLGVFVNYFGEPKGDAVILFSGVALVVLAIIFNAIAAGKMNKKGSSTNKKGILIAIIAGVLMSFFYRFVAAAMDLNNFESPTPTMATPYSAFFIFAIGIFISNFIINTIVMKKPFVGTPVSYKEYFQGKFSTHMVGVLGGAIWGLGTALSYIAAGKAGAAISYALGQGAPMIAALWGIFIWKEFKGSSRTVNILLACMFVLFISGLGAIIISGAN
- a CDS encoding SusC/RagA family TonB-linked outer membrane protein — protein: MRLIKAILFCLCMCSFDLYAQVNVTGIVNDNTGETLPGVSILAKDGDRTYGTTTDMNGKYQIKVNQGATLEFSFIGFATQKVKVGTGNVINITLEPENKLLDEVVVIGYGTVKKKDLLGSISTVKEDALAERVSGNVVESMRGLTSGVKITSSGQPGSNANITIRGLGSLTNNNPLFIIDGAYGGSDLGVNVEDIESIQVLKDASSAAIYGSRAANGVVIITTKQGKEGDLKVKFDSQLTLSWLPRYDLMDAETYKIYNDRAYDEAILAGVSGITKRQNHYDGNTDWQDEMLSTGVLQNYNVSLSGGSKTVKYYASLNRMVDDGALLNTKYDKYGFRINTSGQKGIFSYGENFYYTKSDRKNLNGNPWSDFIGIAPTIPVYDESHPGGYGYGDVDRANTYGLNPVAMQNLYVQNNEEEYLTGNIYGQISLFGMFDAKLNVAYKSYMGITNSLRKKGNWTMGQGDDAASLGYDSAKNHDILIEQTYNFKHKFGKHDVNALFGITYNKFHEEKRWITKLDPLMIGDKYITSLDAATGNTTAGGNYGESALISYLGRINYSYADKYLAQVTARRDGTSRLPKNDRWGNFLSVSLGWRISGEKFFQVPWIDDLKIRANYGTLGNSSIGYWDYQSVINTAPRAVIGSPENILIGMTQSQLSNNDLVWEKKTTANIGFDLVALNNRLRFTAEYFYSKSEDLLVYLPILMSSGNEGGAPAVNAGSLENRGVEFEVGWNDKVGEFEYSASLNISHLKNKVIDLGYGKQNKKIPTYTTLAITEVGQPLGMWYLYKMLGIFQSEEEIQNYVNSEGKVIQPNARPGDIKYDDYNGDGIISSEDRQKVGNPWPKLELGLNLGASYKGFDLSISGYGRFGQEVWNGSAAAAGDFANNQNNFNGIVPWTQEHPVNDRPRIVYGDSRNSRSDQDRWLENGSFFRLSDITLGYTVPARYIKKIGLERLRASVTLQNMVTFTGYSGLDPEFADSGIFTMGADYCSFPNPRAVQFALSFTF
- a CDS encoding RagB/SusD family nutrient uptake outer membrane protein, coding for MKKIALYILCGAAALFTSCDPSLLDLQNENTLSTGVYWKTESDIEAGVISVYGMFYRQGTWTRNIYTQMIGMADEGVSYAGWTELNEYTKFIFTDYNFTEVNTKIYREHYTAIFRANQVLDNIDNVAFADETHKNDLIGQTKFLRSFYYFYLTTLWENIPIVLKTSSAADKPMQASADEMLTQIETDLEDAVTKLPATRDANNYGRPTKGAAYGLLAKAYAQHHKWEDARRCLEWLIDGEGKRYYDLVPNWADNFSNQTEDNKESLYEIHFSLTNRVGFDQTDNYLDPNAQLGTQIEMNQAPTGIGWNNIEARRWLVDYYKREQTTDGKNDIRLFYTLWYDGAASDFPEYPNQLIYGKPWNSDWGNRVFIKKYSTDASPLYYWNNNNFRSLRYADMLLLYAEALNELGATPSAKAIECLNRVRNRVNLPDIEDSSFYNGSQITGNKDAFREHLKIERALELAMECVRWVDLKRWGINDINTLNELKTRDSDFNNFIIGKSIRMPLPQSEVDNNPNLKQNDQY
- a CDS encoding BACON domain-containing protein, producing MTKTRYLLIGAVISLLTLWGCSNDSDYVIGSNPNEFAINPVAIPVSADGGTYELTITGNESWTAKLTDSNSSAQDWCTLSATSGTGKMVITLTVKPSTSFVKNRSLLIEVSGGNKTLKSRVLQETMVLGEDEILINGMVWSTKNVGSPGTFVSSPDEIGQLYQFNRKVGYPAGPQGDPAPANWPADYMNDNTNWMTENDPSPEGWRVPTTQEMAALWEKGATWVTAAQTGFKVDGIIIGVDEATAKRATKDNLKQLGCLFLPQSGWRSESGMMDRTWLCAVRSANSLSVTHGGMSLGDSGGYRDTWGWGDGQKARAAMIRPVKNIQVED